A genomic region of Fodinisporobacter ferrooxydans contains the following coding sequences:
- a CDS encoding AAA family ATPase, whose product MRIKHLHIYGFGQLKQMTIDVSPQGLHIIYGPNESGKTTLLACIRAILFGFDSSKTKSRYEPMDGGKFGGKIICQIGENGKHSQTLQIERVFQGRALRGDLKITDDSGRIYTEERYMQEFQKHLSPQVYQSIYAFGLSELEDFQSLSKEDIQGRIHSAGMGLGAVSPIEIEKKLENRKLSLYRKRGQDQPLTKLVKEKQELRKSMQQLSTIPEQYEKLRQELAEVHGKMEQWRTAKQKLEQRRNQANVFAQLRQLWEEIHPIQQRLLGLQHLPVCTRDMYHQWDKWQERLNGLEEKMQEYERQYRILEEETNGIHFDPDLEEDWNTIVELHQERHVYMEWVNQIEKLSTELEHIKIKQDGILAQLGVNSNANGVFSISTTFVTYEEVRKFEADRSQITEQLAFQTSQVGQLQKERILLEEDMKDLASAIQEIAANFHAEPDQLLQLQNTIQQLQDLAMELQPMLAQKKWFEQQESQWKQQESPIQSLRSERKSSGQEKGTRLFFTGVVLIVTILLAAGVAWPALRIGLFAGAICVLLFAGFTLQVVKEQQGRNGSNYKGNNREARSIGQSLANVQENIEQLARQLDPLMQKIRVLAEEIRIDLDGLRVGSVDSSQEAFQRFVQFLLQKRTQVERLLILVAQRQDCLRKQEKNERRLLEEVQKQKQLQESLHQWEHAWHVWLTTQGIAHRLSPASVLQYLQLVERGKENLREFENRSKQKLQYESQIRQFIQKIIDLQQQFQKEEHPDIVYPKDPLHRLQDLYNQAKRNHAACVQKQELEYSCQTLNNQRVQIWQELQHHLQEMNGWLKKHGFSEPGQIADSYENTEKKRQLEEQLHMLYLKCEAISGSRHKYEQQLPQILEQDSSSWLHLLQELERELEQIQEELAECSRLQGRLESEIERLEIDSERSRLQQQMQQIDAQLNDLAREWSVYTLTQKLLELARQKYEQDRQPAVLQKASRMFGDITNNRYQQVRTRIGAPDILAIQSQTIALSTSSLSRGTAEQLYLSLRFALIDELYQKGMEAPIILDDIFVNFDPMRLQTTIQVLDRMAQQHQILFLTCHPYVAESLQANIQPSHYTEFFPQKQEFTIEK is encoded by the coding sequence TTGCGAATCAAACATTTGCACATATATGGGTTCGGACAGTTAAAACAAATGACAATCGACGTTTCCCCACAGGGACTCCATATCATATACGGCCCGAATGAATCGGGCAAGACGACGCTACTTGCCTGTATTCGCGCCATCTTGTTCGGATTTGACTCATCGAAGACGAAAAGCCGCTATGAACCGATGGACGGCGGAAAATTTGGCGGGAAAATCATTTGTCAAATCGGCGAGAACGGCAAGCATTCGCAAACGTTGCAAATCGAACGCGTGTTTCAGGGGCGGGCTTTGCGGGGAGATCTTAAGATTACGGATGACTCCGGCCGGATCTACACGGAAGAGCGATATATGCAAGAGTTTCAGAAACATTTGTCCCCGCAAGTATATCAATCGATCTACGCATTCGGACTAAGTGAATTGGAAGATTTTCAATCCTTGTCAAAAGAAGATATCCAAGGGCGAATTCACAGCGCCGGAATGGGGCTTGGCGCCGTCTCGCCGATTGAGATTGAAAAGAAACTGGAAAACAGGAAACTTTCCCTCTATCGAAAACGGGGACAGGATCAGCCGCTGACCAAACTTGTAAAAGAAAAGCAGGAATTGCGAAAATCCATGCAACAATTGTCAACGATCCCGGAACAGTATGAAAAACTTCGTCAAGAGCTCGCAGAAGTCCATGGCAAAATGGAACAATGGAGAACGGCAAAACAGAAGTTGGAGCAGCGACGAAACCAGGCAAATGTATTTGCACAACTGCGGCAATTATGGGAAGAGATTCATCCGATTCAGCAAAGGCTTCTTGGTTTGCAACATCTGCCTGTTTGTACAAGGGACATGTATCATCAGTGGGACAAATGGCAAGAGCGACTGAATGGCCTGGAAGAGAAGATGCAAGAGTATGAAAGGCAATATCGAATATTGGAAGAAGAAACCAACGGGATCCATTTCGATCCCGACTTGGAAGAAGATTGGAATACGATTGTTGAATTGCATCAGGAAAGACACGTATATATGGAATGGGTCAATCAAATCGAAAAGCTGTCAACGGAATTGGAGCATATAAAAATCAAACAGGATGGAATTCTGGCGCAACTTGGTGTCAACTCGAACGCGAATGGCGTTTTCAGTATTTCAACAACGTTTGTTACATATGAAGAAGTGAGGAAATTTGAAGCGGATCGTTCCCAAATCACGGAGCAGCTGGCCTTTCAAACTTCACAAGTCGGGCAATTGCAAAAAGAACGAATATTGCTGGAAGAAGACATGAAAGACCTTGCTTCAGCCATTCAGGAAATTGCGGCAAACTTTCATGCCGAACCGGATCAACTTTTACAACTGCAGAATACGATTCAGCAATTGCAAGATCTCGCAATGGAATTGCAGCCCATGTTGGCACAGAAAAAATGGTTTGAGCAGCAGGAATCCCAATGGAAACAGCAGGAAAGCCCAATTCAATCACTTCGCTCGGAACGCAAATCTTCCGGGCAGGAAAAAGGAACCCGCTTGTTTTTTACAGGGGTTGTTCTGATCGTAACGATACTTTTGGCAGCAGGTGTGGCATGGCCAGCGCTGCGTATCGGTTTGTTTGCAGGGGCCATTTGTGTACTCCTGTTTGCCGGATTCACGTTGCAGGTCGTAAAGGAGCAGCAAGGCCGGAATGGAAGCAATTACAAAGGGAACAACAGGGAAGCCCGGTCAATCGGGCAATCGCTGGCAAATGTGCAGGAAAATATAGAACAGCTTGCCCGCCAATTGGATCCCTTGATGCAAAAAATTCGGGTACTTGCCGAAGAGATTCGAATCGACTTGGATGGATTGCGAGTTGGGAGTGTCGATTCGTCACAGGAAGCGTTTCAGCGCTTTGTGCAATTTCTTTTGCAAAAACGTACGCAGGTGGAACGGTTGCTGATTTTAGTGGCCCAAAGACAAGACTGTTTGCGCAAACAAGAGAAAAATGAAAGGCGCTTATTGGAGGAAGTACAAAAACAAAAACAGTTGCAAGAGAGTTTGCATCAATGGGAGCATGCATGGCATGTATGGCTTACGACACAGGGCATTGCACATCGGCTGTCACCCGCAAGTGTTTTGCAATATTTGCAATTGGTGGAACGAGGGAAAGAAAATTTGCGGGAATTTGAAAATCGCAGCAAACAGAAGCTGCAATATGAGTCGCAAATCCGGCAGTTTATACAAAAAATCATAGACTTGCAGCAACAATTCCAGAAAGAAGAGCATCCGGACATCGTCTATCCAAAAGATCCGCTGCACCGTCTGCAGGATTTATACAATCAGGCAAAACGGAATCACGCAGCTTGTGTACAAAAGCAAGAGTTGGAGTATTCCTGTCAGACATTGAACAATCAACGAGTACAGATCTGGCAGGAACTGCAGCATCATTTGCAAGAAATGAATGGCTGGCTTAAGAAACATGGATTTTCAGAACCCGGACAAATTGCCGACAGTTATGAAAATACAGAGAAAAAACGTCAATTAGAAGAACAACTGCATATGCTGTATTTAAAATGTGAAGCAATCTCAGGATCGCGACACAAGTATGAGCAGCAGTTGCCGCAAATCCTGGAGCAGGACAGCAGTTCCTGGCTGCATTTGCTTCAGGAGCTGGAAAGGGAATTGGAACAAATCCAAGAGGAACTTGCGGAGTGCAGCCGTCTGCAAGGGAGGTTGGAAAGTGAAATCGAACGGCTGGAAATCGATTCCGAGCGTTCCCGGTTGCAGCAGCAAATGCAACAAATCGATGCGCAATTGAATGATTTGGCAAGGGAATGGTCTGTCTATACGCTGACACAGAAACTGTTGGAGTTGGCGCGACAAAAATATGAACAGGATCGGCAGCCAGCCGTATTGCAAAAAGCATCACGGATGTTTGGAGATATCACAAACAACCGTTATCAACAAGTAAGGACACGCATTGGTGCACCCGACATTCTGGCGATCCAAAGCCAGACGATCGCATTGTCAACATCGTCATTAAGCCGCGGTACTGCAGAACAACTGTATCTGTCCCTGCGCTTTGCCTTGATCGATGAACTGTACCAAAAAGGCATGGAGGCACCTATTATTTTGGATGATATTTTTGTGAATTTTGATCCGATGCGACTGCAAACCACAATTCAAGTGTTGGATAGAATGGCGCAACAGCATCAAATCCTGTTTTTGACTTGCCACCCGTATGTGGCAGAATCTTTGCAGGCAAACATTCAGCCAAGTCATTATACTGAATTTTTCCCGCAGAAGCAGGAATTTACCATAGAAAAATAA
- a CDS encoding type I phosphomannose isomerase catalytic subunit produces the protein MQPYPIILQPVFINQPWGGFHLQSLFSFAGQEPVGEAWLLSACKDIHSMILNGMLAGKDLTDIQSMTSEWFGFEKSRSFPLVIKILDTGQNQPVFVHFNDRKQSGLTDSSQINTKFWYILEADQGASVYYGHTAQSKSEFRGMIQQAEWEQLFMRKQVHPGDFFYIPSGMVHGLGKGIVALEVQQSDAASFRLHEPNTGNQNREDIDATDYTIEFEDVLKQINYPSRLPDVQPYKWKQGNTHLTRFVSSDYFIVEKWEIHDSIQTSTERKFRFGFVIDGAGELIAANNTILLTRGKVFLLPASLGEFELRGQLSVFMVYLPR, from the coding sequence ATGCAGCCATATCCTATTATTTTGCAACCTGTATTTATCAATCAGCCATGGGGAGGATTTCATCTACAATCGCTATTTTCTTTTGCCGGGCAAGAACCGGTAGGGGAAGCATGGCTATTATCCGCTTGCAAAGATATTCACTCCATGATTTTAAACGGTATGCTGGCTGGCAAGGATCTGACGGATATTCAGTCAATGACATCCGAATGGTTTGGCTTTGAGAAAAGCCGTTCCTTTCCTTTGGTTATCAAAATTCTCGACACCGGTCAAAATCAACCTGTCTTTGTTCATTTCAATGACCGCAAGCAGTCCGGATTGACAGATTCATCTCAGATCAATACGAAATTTTGGTATATTCTTGAAGCTGATCAAGGGGCTTCCGTCTATTATGGACATACGGCACAATCCAAAAGTGAATTCCGGGGAATGATCCAACAAGCCGAATGGGAACAATTATTCATGCGAAAGCAAGTACATCCGGGAGATTTTTTTTATATTCCAAGCGGCATGGTGCACGGTTTGGGGAAAGGAATAGTCGCTTTGGAAGTGCAGCAAAGCGATGCTGCTTCTTTCCGCTTGCATGAGCCCAATACCGGCAATCAAAATCGTGAAGACATCGATGCGACCGATTACACAATCGAATTCGAAGATGTCTTGAAGCAAATCAATTATCCATCCCGTTTGCCGGATGTGCAGCCATACAAATGGAAGCAAGGGAATACACATCTGACCCGATTTGTATCAAGCGATTATTTTATCGTGGAAAAATGGGAGATTCACGATTCCATCCAGACGTCTACAGAACGGAAATTTCGCTTTGGATTTGTAATAGATGGAGCAGGGGAATTGATTGCAGCGAATAACACAATTCTTTTGACGAGAGGAAAGGTATTTTTATTGCCTGCTTCTTTGGGAGAATTTGAGCTACGTGGGCAATTGTCTGTTTTCATGGTTTATTTGCCACGATAA
- a CDS encoding metallophosphoesterase family protein: protein MEPFRFIHTADLHLDSPCKGMKRIGPDLQTDLQDATFHAFERIVDACMEREVDFLTIAGDLFDQPERSLRAQVHFREQAKRLQKKGIHIYIIHGNHDHLGGKYIRMEWPDNVYVFPAGKVDSQSVYRNGKELARIYGISYPAQAVSENYAKKFQRDTQAPYAIGLLHTNVGSDEQHENYAPTTVEELTAAGFDFWGLGHIHIPRILNDQNPVILYPGNPQGRHIREAGARGCYLVDVKETGVSELTFLPTDQIRWFMLQVDLTGCDRVEEMVDRLAEHVAGVAESHANTGIVRMTVHGATSLHAYLQDRENLRQVQDALQTILSNSCGNFWIESLEEQTAPNYDLELLRQQPNFIGDFLTIAETCMESPAIRDDLQRSLQEFYGRGKPLPNLSEEDFRLLLRKAGQLGLQMLLEVE from the coding sequence ATGGAACCGTTTCGCTTTATTCATACGGCTGATCTGCATTTGGACAGCCCGTGCAAGGGTATGAAACGGATTGGGCCTGATTTGCAGACAGACTTGCAGGATGCGACGTTTCATGCTTTCGAGCGGATTGTCGACGCCTGTATGGAACGTGAAGTGGATTTTTTAACGATTGCCGGAGATCTGTTTGATCAGCCGGAAAGAAGCTTGCGGGCACAAGTGCACTTTCGCGAGCAGGCCAAGCGCCTGCAAAAGAAAGGTATACATATCTATATCATTCATGGCAATCACGATCATCTCGGCGGCAAATATATTCGCATGGAATGGCCGGACAACGTATACGTATTTCCGGCGGGAAAAGTGGACAGCCAAAGCGTCTATCGAAACGGCAAAGAACTTGCCCGTATCTATGGAATCAGTTATCCTGCTCAAGCGGTATCGGAAAACTACGCAAAAAAATTTCAAAGAGATACACAGGCACCCTATGCAATCGGACTCCTCCATACAAATGTGGGCAGTGATGAGCAGCACGAAAATTACGCGCCGACGACAGTAGAAGAACTGACAGCGGCGGGATTTGATTTTTGGGGGCTTGGACATATTCATATACCGCGTATTCTCAACGATCAGAATCCCGTGATCCTTTATCCGGGCAATCCGCAAGGCAGACATATCCGCGAAGCAGGCGCCCGCGGCTGTTATTTGGTCGATGTAAAGGAAACGGGAGTTTCTGAGTTGACGTTTTTGCCGACAGATCAAATCAGATGGTTCATGCTGCAAGTGGATCTTACCGGTTGCGACAGGGTGGAAGAGATGGTGGATCGTTTGGCGGAACACGTGGCGGGTGTTGCAGAATCCCATGCGAATACAGGAATCGTGCGAATGACGGTACATGGAGCGACTTCCTTGCATGCGTATTTACAGGATCGGGAAAATCTTCGTCAGGTACAGGATGCATTGCAGACAATCCTTTCGAATTCCTGCGGGAATTTCTGGATTGAATCGTTAGAAGAACAGACAGCGCCTAATTATGATTTGGAGCTTTTGCGTCAACAGCCGAATTTTATTGGAGATTTTTTGACAATCGCCGAAACGTGTATGGAATCACCTGCGATACGGGATGACTTGCAGCGAAGCTTGCAAGAGTTTTATGGAAGAGGAAAACCGTTGCCGAATCTTTCTGAGGAAGATTTTCGACTCTTGCTGCGGAAGGCCGGCCAGTTAGGATTGCAAATGTTGTTGGAAGTGGAGTGA
- a CDS encoding UvrD-helicase domain-containing protein, translating to MSEQRPTREQWLAVNALTKDIAVTAGAGSGKTWVLTRRYLTQLAGRQIVPDPILTEDEQPLPKLAFPDAVAPDQIIAITFTEKAAIEMKERIRLEMKKLYQNAQEPDRSKWALYMDEVENAMITTIHGLCARLIRQYPLQADINPHFSVLQPYEAEELFQQAFEQVIADGLSRDLEFVTVVLREYPAYSFRQSIRRLFDQLRELHDPAAWAGLQEEVEKQLEANRIQAIEQAVALVSLGDQVHLAQPDQGKTVLEKQMAESFHPYWRAFREQLAAADGVWTEELRRTVSAIVQACKWKGQLSKTYKECLPLFLAKLQEWSTYMISGDYQGLATALIQFLIRLEKAYQALKHSRHVLDFTDMQIAAVRLLQNPDIRTRITQNIRYVMVDEFQDTNHMQARLVRYLAERAKLFIVGDAKQSIYGFRQADVGVFLDLQGEIQTIRGGDRIELRHNFRTVEPIIHFINRFFSKVMEVDDALEDSQNFNYRVAYDAGMLPTRAIVRQEQLRVEFIHLPLDTEEEGQEEPLEAASDQAMSESIRSRLREAEIIAKRIRGMCEQESLIVKTDSQTGEFFESKVRYGDITLLFSAMTHVHLYEYMLQRYNIPYYVVGSRNFYKRQEIVDLYHVLRLLLDPEDQLAWIGALRSPLFGVSDEGLFWIQRTIGFAGLSRMDKKRLPIQLEDTDSKHLLRAFDLLKKWRKLAAFAAVDEIVRQMIDDTGIEQILIARFGGRQKVGNLEKLIAVSRRFQNDKNGSLFAFVQHVEAMIENEVDETDADVTSLDEDVVKIMTIHQSKGLEFPVVFLPDMARKPRADSDLFGYQPGKGLGLKLAKSQGSETIGGHTVLLDGSGVAQDLQREKADRALHEERRKLYVALTRARDYLVLVGSKKPPKQQKALQLADANWFHWLVAVMAGGDLDSLAAASAAFAVRYLTAEQVDAMYESIPEKDQRETRDQPSASAYDILTETIQTLGTDLQQVPLQLLQSVFDQAAVNQPSYVTASMVMTKQNDPDMYHRIYEMGFPDWPEWDNPFHGGTAGSFEKNEETDIPADVFGSIVHRICEQLDRIEQAHVVTKQVLDEYGYEHMDNDPVFRQVFDLIRRYASSDVFQQIQLAKEVHSEVQFRTTLDGRVISGVIDKLLIMPDGTITVVDFKTNQITAANRSKLMTQYETQMDLYRRALTAIYGTPVQSKLVFLREL from the coding sequence TTGAGCGAGCAAAGACCAACGCGGGAACAGTGGCTGGCAGTCAATGCATTGACCAAAGATATTGCGGTAACTGCCGGTGCCGGGTCGGGCAAGACGTGGGTTTTGACCCGGCGGTATCTGACCCAATTGGCAGGGCGGCAAATCGTGCCTGACCCTATTTTAACAGAAGACGAACAGCCATTGCCGAAACTGGCATTCCCGGATGCTGTTGCGCCAGATCAAATCATTGCGATTACGTTTACTGAAAAAGCGGCAATCGAGATGAAAGAACGCATCCGGCTGGAAATGAAAAAGCTGTACCAGAATGCACAAGAACCGGATCGATCCAAATGGGCATTGTACATGGATGAAGTGGAAAACGCCATGATTACGACGATTCATGGACTTTGTGCCCGCTTGATCCGGCAATATCCGCTGCAAGCCGATATCAATCCGCATTTTTCAGTCTTGCAACCCTATGAAGCGGAAGAACTTTTTCAGCAGGCGTTCGAACAAGTGATAGCAGACGGATTGAGCCGCGACCTGGAATTTGTCACAGTCGTATTGAGAGAGTATCCGGCCTATAGTTTCCGGCAATCGATCCGGCGCTTGTTTGATCAACTGCGGGAACTTCATGATCCGGCTGCATGGGCAGGACTGCAAGAGGAAGTTGAAAAACAGCTCGAAGCCAATCGCATACAGGCGATTGAGCAGGCAGTCGCTCTGGTGTCATTGGGTGACCAGGTGCACTTGGCGCAACCGGATCAGGGGAAAACCGTTTTGGAAAAGCAGATGGCTGAATCCTTTCATCCATACTGGCGAGCGTTTCGGGAGCAACTGGCAGCGGCAGACGGGGTATGGACAGAAGAGTTGCGGCGGACGGTCTCTGCCATTGTACAAGCATGCAAATGGAAAGGACAACTTTCCAAAACCTATAAAGAGTGTTTGCCGCTTTTTCTTGCAAAGCTGCAGGAATGGTCAACGTATATGATTTCCGGAGACTATCAAGGATTGGCAACGGCTCTCATTCAATTTTTGATACGTCTGGAGAAAGCATACCAAGCGCTGAAACATAGCCGTCACGTGCTGGATTTTACGGATATGCAAATCGCTGCCGTGCGCTTGTTGCAAAATCCGGACATTCGCACCCGCATCACACAAAACATTCGCTACGTAATGGTGGATGAGTTTCAGGATACCAATCATATGCAAGCGCGGCTTGTCCGTTACTTGGCGGAGCGGGCGAAACTTTTTATCGTCGGTGATGCCAAACAGTCGATTTACGGGTTTCGCCAGGCGGATGTCGGCGTGTTCCTCGATTTGCAGGGGGAAATTCAAACGATCCGCGGCGGGGATCGAATCGAATTAAGGCATAACTTCCGAACCGTTGAGCCGATTATCCATTTTATCAACCGCTTTTTTTCCAAAGTCATGGAAGTGGACGACGCCTTGGAAGATTCCCAAAATTTCAATTACCGGGTCGCATATGATGCCGGTATGTTGCCGACGCGGGCAATTGTAAGGCAAGAGCAATTGCGTGTCGAGTTTATACATTTGCCGCTGGATACAGAGGAAGAGGGTCAGGAGGAGCCTTTGGAAGCCGCGTCTGATCAAGCCATGTCAGAATCGATCCGGTCTCGTTTGCGAGAAGCCGAAATCATTGCAAAGCGAATACGCGGCATGTGTGAGCAGGAATCGCTGATTGTAAAAACGGATTCGCAAACGGGAGAATTCTTCGAGAGCAAGGTTCGGTATGGCGATATAACATTGCTGTTTTCAGCCATGACACATGTGCATTTGTACGAATATATGCTGCAGCGCTATAACATTCCTTACTACGTTGTCGGCAGCCGCAATTTTTATAAGCGGCAGGAAATTGTCGATCTGTATCATGTGCTGCGCCTGCTTTTGGATCCGGAAGATCAACTGGCCTGGATTGGAGCGCTGCGTTCTCCGCTTTTTGGCGTTTCTGACGAAGGGTTGTTTTGGATCCAGCGAACGATCGGGTTCGCGGGTTTGAGCAGAATGGACAAAAAACGTTTGCCAATACAGTTGGAAGACACAGACAGCAAGCATCTTCTGCGGGCGTTTGATCTTCTGAAAAAGTGGCGCAAACTCGCGGCGTTTGCAGCTGTCGACGAGATTGTCCGGCAGATGATCGACGATACGGGGATTGAGCAAATTTTGATTGCCCGCTTTGGCGGCAGGCAAAAAGTCGGGAATCTTGAAAAATTGATCGCTGTCAGCCGACGATTTCAAAATGATAAAAATGGCAGTTTATTTGCTTTTGTTCAACATGTAGAAGCAATGATTGAAAATGAAGTTGACGAAACAGACGCTGATGTAACATCTCTGGATGAAGATGTCGTAAAAATCATGACCATTCATCAAAGCAAAGGATTGGAATTTCCGGTTGTATTCCTGCCGGATATGGCTCGAAAACCAAGAGCCGATTCGGACTTGTTCGGTTATCAGCCAGGCAAAGGGCTTGGACTCAAGCTTGCCAAAAGTCAGGGAAGTGAAACGATTGGCGGGCACACGGTTCTCCTCGACGGCAGTGGTGTTGCACAAGATTTGCAACGAGAGAAAGCCGACAGGGCTTTGCATGAAGAACGGCGGAAACTTTATGTGGCTCTTACCCGTGCTCGCGATTATCTCGTATTGGTTGGCAGTAAAAAACCGCCCAAACAGCAAAAAGCGCTGCAGTTGGCAGATGCAAACTGGTTCCATTGGCTGGTTGCCGTCATGGCGGGCGGGGATCTTGATTCATTGGCTGCGGCCAGTGCGGCGTTTGCTGTTCGCTATTTGACAGCGGAACAGGTGGATGCCATGTATGAGTCGATTCCTGAAAAGGATCAAAGGGAGACGAGAGATCAACCTTCTGCATCAGCATATGACATTCTCACAGAGACAATTCAGACACTGGGAACAGATCTGCAGCAAGTTCCTTTGCAATTGCTGCAATCGGTTTTTGATCAAGCGGCCGTGAATCAGCCTTCCTATGTAACGGCATCGATGGTGATGACAAAACAAAACGATCCGGACATGTATCATCGTATTTACGAAATGGGGTTTCCGGACTGGCCGGAGTGGGACAATCCGTTTCATGGCGGGACGGCCGGCAGTTTTGAGAAGAATGAGGAGACGGATATTCCCGCCGATGTATTCGGATCGATTGTCCATCGTATTTGCGAACAGTTGGATCGGATCGAACAAGCCCATGTTGTCACAAAACAAGTACTGGACGAGTACGGATATGAACATATGGACAACGATCCCGTTTTTCGACAGGTATTTGATCTGATCCGGCGCTATGCAAGCAGTGACGTGTTTCAACAAATACAGTTGGCAAAAGAAGTGCACAGCGAAGTGCAGTTTCGTACCACACTGGACGGTCGGGTGATTTCCGGCGTGATCGATAAATTGCTGATCATGCCAGACGGAACGATTACCGTGGTGGATTTTAAAACAAATCAAATCACCGCTGCCAATCGCTCCAAACTTATGACACAATATGAAACGCAAATGGATTTGTACCGACGGGCGCTGACAGCCATTTACGGGACACCGGTACAATCCAAGCTCGTTTTTTTGCGAGAGTTATGA